In Actinomyces sp. zg-332, the following proteins share a genomic window:
- a CDS encoding peptide ABC transporter substrate-binding protein, with protein MKNKRIALVASVATLGLALAGCSSSGSNESSGSGSSDYVVKVDSVEPQGGLVPANINDVGGGYVVTYIFSTLAYADENGEIKLDDAESIETDDNQTYTIKLRKGLKFSDGSPVTAKSYVDSWNWGAKASNANLSAGFFSSIEGFDEEKDSELNLEIVDDLTFKVKLSQPEFAFKSSLIYPAFAPLPESFFKDPKAFGEKPVTNGPYVLTNWEHNKVIEVRPNKHYDGPRKARNGGVDYLIYQQEDAAYNDLLANNLDVIKQVPSNQLANFKADLGERAVMKPFAGAQYFTIPGYLEHFGWDEEGQLRRKAISMAIDRETIIDKIFKGTRKAAVDFTSPAVAGYDDKVPGNEVFKYNPEEAKKAWEKANAIKPWSGSFELAYNADSSHRDWVEAATNSIKEVLGIDAKGKPYPQFSELRKEATEKKLTSATRSGWQADYPWGGNFLKPIYITGVGGNDAVYSNPEFDALIKKSDGEANEEAAAKDLSKAQEILMRDLPTIQLWYPQVAAGYSENVKNVNYSWNSMPILWLIEKK; from the coding sequence ATGAAAAATAAACGCATTGCTTTAGTAGCTTCAGTAGCTACTTTGGGCTTGGCGCTAGCTGGTTGTTCTAGCAGCGGTTCAAATGAATCATCAGGCTCTGGTTCTTCAGATTATGTAGTCAAGGTTGATAGTGTTGAACCACAGGGTGGTTTAGTTCCAGCTAATATTAACGACGTCGGTGGCGGTTATGTTGTAACTTATATCTTCTCAACTCTTGCATATGCCGATGAAAACGGTGAGATTAAGCTAGATGACGCTGAATCTATTGAGACAGATGATAATCAGACTTATACAATTAAATTGCGTAAAGGTTTGAAGTTCTCTGATGGTAGCCCTGTTACTGCTAAGTCATATGTTGACTCTTGGAACTGGGGTGCAAAGGCATCAAATGCTAACCTATCAGCAGGTTTCTTCTCTTCAATTGAAGGTTTTGACGAAGAAAAAGACTCTGAACTAAATCTTGAAATCGTAGATGATTTGACATTCAAGGTTAAGTTGTCACAGCCAGAATTTGCTTTCAAGTCAAGCTTGATTTACCCAGCTTTTGCTCCACTACCAGAATCTTTCTTCAAAGATCCTAAAGCATTCGGTGAAAAACCAGTAACTAATGGACCTTATGTTCTAACAAACTGGGAACACAATAAGGTAATTGAAGTTCGTCCAAACAAGCACTACGATGGTCCTCGCAAGGCACGTAATGGTGGTGTAGATTACCTTATCTACCAGCAGGAAGATGCAGCTTATAACGATTTGTTGGCAAATAACCTAGACGTAATTAAGCAGGTTCCATCCAACCAGTTGGCAAACTTCAAAGCTGACTTGGGTGAGCGTGCAGTTATGAAACCATTCGCAGGTGCACAGTACTTTACTATTCCAGGTTACCTAGAACACTTTGGTTGGGATGAAGAAGGTCAGTTGCGTCGTAAGGCTATCTCAATGGCTATCGACCGCGAAACAATTATTGACAAGATTTTCAAGGGAACACGTAAGGCTGCTGTTGACTTCACTTCACCAGCTGTAGCAGGTTACGACGATAAAGTTCCTGGTAATGAAGTATTCAAATATAACCCAGAAGAAGCTAAGAAAGCTTGGGAAAAGGCTAATGCTATCAAGCCATGGTCAGGTTCATTCGAACTAGCTTACAATGCTGATTCTTCACACCGTGACTGGGTTGAAGCTGCTACAAACTCAATCAAGGAAGTCCTAGGTATTGATGCTAAGGGTAAGCCATACCCACAGTTCTCAGAACTTCGCAAAGAAGCTACAGAGAAGAAGCTTACTTCAGCTACTCGTTCAGGTTGGCAGGCAGACTACCCATGGGGTGGTAACTTCCTAAAGCCAATTTATATAACTGGAGTTGGTGGTAATGATGCTGTTTATTCAAACCCAGAATTTGACGCTCTAATTAAGAAGTCAGATGGTGAAGCAAATGAAGAAGCAGCTGCTAAAGACCTAAGCAAGGCACAGGAAATCCTAATGCGTGACTTGCCAACAATTCAGCTATGGTACCCACAGGTCGCAGCTGGTTACTCAGAAAACGTCAAGAATGTAAATTACTCTTGGAACTCTATGCCAATTCTATGGTTGATAGAAAAGAAGTAG
- a CDS encoding peptide ABC transporter substrate-binding protein has translation MKNKRIALVAPVAVLALTLAGCSAGGSNSEGSGSSDYVVKVDNVEPQSGLIPANVNEVGGGLVLDAITSNLVYCDENGEVKLEDAESIKTDDNQTYTIKLRKGLKFSDGSPITAKSYVDAWNWAAKASNANLSASFFEPIEGFDAQKDSELNLKVVDDLTFKVKLSQPEFAFQKSLVYSAFAPLPESFYKDPKAYGQKPVGSGPYVLTKWEHNKRIEVRPNKNYNGPRKAHNGGIDYVLYQQEDAAYNDLLSNNLDVIKSVPSSQLANFKSDLGDRAVMKPYAGTQALTIPSYLEHFGWDEEGQLRRKAISMAIDRQTIIDKIFKGTRKAAVDFTSPAVAGYDGKVPGNEVLKYNPEEAKKAWEKANAIKPWSGSFELAYNADSSHRDWVEAATNSIKEVLKIDAKGKPYAQFSEMRKDATEKKLTSAVRSGWQADYPWGGNFLRPIHSTGAGSNDAVYANPEFDALLKKSDGEVNEEAAIKALSKAQEILMRDLPTIQLWYAQVSAGYSENVKNVKFGWNSTPLLWAVEKK, from the coding sequence GTGAAGAATAAGCGCATTGCTTTGGTAGCACCAGTTGCTGTTCTAGCACTCACACTAGCAGGATGCTCTGCTGGTGGTTCAAACTCAGAAGGATCTGGTTCTTCAGATTATGTAGTTAAAGTTGACAACGTAGAACCACAGAGTGGGTTAATCCCAGCAAACGTTAACGAAGTCGGCGGTGGTCTTGTTCTAGACGCTATCACTTCAAACCTTGTCTACTGTGATGAGAACGGTGAAGTTAAACTAGAAGATGCTGAATCAATTAAGACAGACGATAACCAGACTTATACAATTAAATTGCGTAAAGGTTTGAAGTTCTCTGATGGTAGCCCTATTACTGCTAAGTCATATGTAGATGCATGGAACTGGGCCGCAAAAGCATCAAATGCTAACCTATCAGCAAGCTTCTTTGAACCAATTGAAGGTTTCGATGCCCAAAAAGATTCTGAACTAAATCTTAAAGTTGTAGATGATTTGACATTCAAGGTTAAGTTGTCACAGCCAGAATTCGCTTTCCAGAAGAGCTTGGTTTATTCAGCTTTTGCTCCACTACCAGAATCTTTCTATAAAGATCCTAAAGCTTATGGACAGAAGCCAGTTGGAAGCGGTCCTTATGTTCTAACAAAGTGGGAACACAACAAGAGAATTGAAGTTCGTCCAAACAAGAACTATAACGGTCCTCGTAAGGCACACAATGGTGGTATTGACTATGTTCTATACCAGCAGGAAGATGCAGCTTACAATGACTTGTTGTCAAACAACCTAGATGTTATCAAGTCTGTTCCATCTAGCCAGTTGGCAAACTTCAAGTCAGACTTGGGCGATCGTGCAGTTATGAAACCATACGCAGGTACTCAGGCTTTGACAATTCCAAGCTATCTAGAACACTTTGGTTGGGATGAAGAAGGTCAGTTGCGTCGTAAGGCTATCTCAATGGCTATCGACCGTCAGACAATCATTGACAAGATTTTCAAGGGAACACGTAAGGCTGCTGTTGACTTCACTTCACCAGCTGTAGCAGGTTACGACGGCAAGGTTCCTGGCAATGAAGTACTAAAGTACAACCCAGAAGAAGCTAAGAAAGCTTGGGAAAAGGCTAATGCTATCAAGCCATGGTCAGGTTCATTCGAACTAGCTTACAATGCTGATTCTTCACACCGTGACTGGGTTGAAGCTGCTACAAACTCAATCAAGGAAGTTCTAAAGATTGATGCTAAGGGTAAGCCATACGCACAGTTCTCAGAAATGCGTAAAGATGCTACAGAGAAGAAGCTTACTTCAGCTGTTCGTTCAGGTTGGCAGGCAGACTACCCATGGGGTGGTAACTTCCTAAGGCCAATTCACTCAACAGGTGCAGGATCTAACGATGCTGTTTACGCAAATCCAGAATTTGACGCTTTGTTAAAGAAGTCAGACGGTGAAGTAAACGAAGAAGCAGCTATCAAGGCTCTAAGCAAGGCACAGGAAATCCTAATGCGTGACTTGCCAACAATTCAGCTATGGTATGCTCAGGTTTCAGCTGGTTATTCAGAAAATGTTAAGAATGTTAAGTTCGGTTGGAACTCAACACCACTTCTATGGGCTGTAGAAAAGAAGTAA
- a CDS encoding ABC transporter permease yields the protein MLRYIGRRLLQLIPVFLGATFLIYLMVFALPGDPILALAGEKGLSPAVEKALKAQYNLDKPFIVQYLLYLKGILSLDFGTDFSGRAVSEVMAGAFPVTIKLAFMALAFETIFGIAFGLIAGLRKGSFFDATLLVVSLFVIAVPTFVIGFVLQFLMGVKWGLLPVTAGSNPTFTSLLMPAMVLGAVSFAYVLRLTRTTVSESTKADYVRTATAKGLTRRRVIGVHVLRNSLIPVATYIGGDLGSLMGGAIVTEGIFNINGVGGTMYKAILQGQAPTVVSFTTVLVVVYLLANLLVDLLYATLDPRIRYE from the coding sequence ATGCTCCGTTACATCGGACGTAGATTATTACAGTTAATCCCAGTTTTCTTGGGTGCAACGTTTTTGATTTATTTGATGGTATTTGCCTTACCAGGTGACCCAATTTTGGCGTTAGCTGGCGAAAAAGGTTTATCACCAGCAGTAGAAAAAGCTTTAAAAGCTCAATACAATTTGGACAAACCATTTATTGTACAGTACTTGTTGTACTTGAAAGGTATTTTGTCACTTGACTTTGGAACTGACTTCTCAGGTCGTGCAGTATCTGAAGTTATGGCAGGTGCTTTCCCAGTAACAATAAAGTTGGCTTTTATGGCTTTAGCCTTTGAAACAATATTCGGTATTGCCTTTGGTCTTATCGCTGGTTTGCGCAAAGGTTCATTCTTTGATGCAACATTGCTAGTTGTTTCTCTATTTGTTATAGCAGTTCCAACATTCGTTATTGGTTTCGTATTGCAGTTCTTAATGGGTGTAAAATGGGGACTCTTGCCTGTTACCGCAGGTAGTAATCCAACCTTTACTTCATTGTTGATGCCTGCTATGGTGCTTGGTGCAGTATCTTTTGCTTATGTATTGCGTTTGACAAGGACAACTGTTTCTGAAAGCACAAAGGCTGATTACGTTCGCACAGCAACTGCTAAAGGTTTGACTAGACGTCGAGTAATTGGTGTACACGTTTTACGTAACTCATTGATTCCTGTTGCAACATATATCGGTGGTGACTTGGGTTCCCTAATGGGTGGTGCGATTGTTACTGAAGGTATATTCAACATTAATGGTGTTGGTGGAACGATGTATAAGGCTATTCTTCAAGGTCAAGCTCCTACAGTGGTTTCATTTACGACTGTCTTAGTTGTTGTTTATTTGCTAGCTAACTTGCTAGTTGACTTGTTGTATGCAACTCTAGACCCAAGGATTCGTTATGAGTAA
- a CDS encoding ABC transporter permease: MSKNIGYKGQEHYVSEIDETGLGAVDAVRDESAPRSMWGEAWHTMSRRPLFWFSAVVIVLALLLAIFPWLFTSVNPNTCLLKDSLKLPTAGHIFGFDLQGCDIFARTIYGARSSVTVGILATLIVTLIGTVVGALAGFYGGIWDSLLSRVTDIFFAIPFVLAAIVVMQMFKSHRTIWTVVLILAVFGWPQIARITRGEVMSIKNEEFVTASRSLGAKKISTLVSHILPNAAAPIIVYATVALGSFIVAEATLSFLGLGLPVDVVSWGADISRAQVSLRNQPSVLFYPAGALAVTVLGFIMMGDVVRDALDPKARK, from the coding sequence ATGAGTAAGAATATAGGTTATAAAGGACAAGAGCACTATGTTTCTGAAATTGATGAAACAGGTCTAGGTGCTGTAGATGCAGTTCGTGATGAATCAGCTCCACGTTCTATGTGGGGAGAAGCATGGCATACAATGTCACGTAGGCCATTGTTCTGGTTTTCAGCAGTCGTTATTGTATTAGCTTTACTGCTCGCCATATTCCCATGGTTATTTACATCTGTTAATCCGAATACATGTTTGTTAAAGGATTCATTAAAACTACCAACTGCTGGTCATATTTTTGGTTTTGATTTACAAGGTTGCGATATCTTTGCACGTACAATTTATGGTGCAAGATCATCTGTAACTGTGGGTATTCTAGCTACACTTATTGTTACATTGATCGGTACGGTCGTAGGCGCCTTGGCAGGTTTCTATGGCGGTATTTGGGATTCATTGTTATCTCGTGTAACAGATATTTTCTTTGCTATTCCATTCGTTCTAGCTGCTATTGTTGTTATGCAGATGTTCAAATCACATCGCACAATTTGGACTGTTGTTTTGATTTTGGCTGTATTCGGTTGGCCACAGATCGCTCGTATTACTCGTGGTGAAGTAATGTCTATCAAAAACGAAGAATTTGTTACTGCATCACGTTCTCTAGGAGCTAAGAAAATATCAACATTAGTAAGCCACATTTTACCTAACGCTGCAGCTCCGATTATTGTTTATGCAACAGTTGCGCTAGGTTCATTTATTGTTGCTGAAGCAACACTATCTTTCCTAGGTTTAGGCTTGCCAGTAGATGTTGTTTCATGGGGCGCTGATATTTCTCGCGCTCAAGTTTCATTGCGTAACCAGCCGTCAGTGCTATTCTATCCAGCTGGTGCATTAGCAGTGACAGTACTTGGTTTTATCATGATGGGTGACGTTGTACGCGATGCCCTTGATCCGAAGGCACGTAAGTAA
- a CDS encoding ABC transporter ATP-binding protein: MSEEKVNSTEELKPLIEIRDLEVAFKSSTGTVPAVRGANLTIYPGQTVAIVGESGSGKSTTAHAIIGLLPGTGKVTGGQIIFDGKDITNLPSKEMVALRGSEIGMVPQDPMSNLNPVWKIGYQVREALVANNICDKKDLDKEVVKVLEQAGLPDAERRAKQYPHEFSGGMRQRALIAIGLAANPRLLIADEPTSALDVTVQRTILDHLDKMTKESNTAVLFITHDLGLAAERAEHLVVMHRGRIVESGPALEILRHPKHPYTKRLVSSAPSLASARIETARELGIESKDLLHQVSEEDTSEVIRVENLSKEFHIRGAKRGDKKNFLAVDDVSFSLKRGHTLALVGESGSGKSTVANIILNLLEPTKGKVFYEGTDLSTLSPKQLFDMRRKMQVVFQNPYGSLDPMYSIYRCIEEPLRIHGIGTKEERKQRVAELLDLVALPRSTMRRYPNELSGGQRQRVAIARALALKPEVVVLDEAVSALDVLVQDQILKLLTKLQEELGLSYLFITHDLAVVREVADDVVVMQNGKLIEQGTVDDIFDNPKEDYTRNLIEAVPGRDIILGLDD; encoded by the coding sequence ATGAGTGAAGAAAAAGTAAATAGTACAGAGGAACTAAAGCCTCTAATTGAAATTCGTGATCTTGAAGTAGCCTTTAAATCATCAACTGGTACTGTTCCAGCAGTCCGTGGGGCTAACTTGACAATCTACCCAGGACAGACAGTTGCTATTGTGGGTGAATCAGGTTCAGGTAAATCTACAACCGCACATGCAATTATCGGTCTACTTCCAGGCACTGGTAAGGTTACCGGTGGACAAATTATTTTTGATGGTAAAGACATTACTAATCTACCGTCTAAAGAAATGGTTGCTTTACGTGGTAGTGAAATCGGTATGGTTCCTCAGGATCCAATGTCTAACCTAAACCCTGTTTGGAAGATTGGTTATCAGGTCCGTGAAGCACTCGTTGCAAACAACATTTGTGATAAAAAAGACCTAGATAAAGAAGTTGTAAAAGTTCTCGAACAGGCAGGTTTGCCAGATGCTGAACGTAGAGCAAAGCAGTATCCACACGAATTCTCAGGTGGTATGCGTCAGCGCGCTTTGATTGCTATTGGTTTGGCTGCTAACCCAAGACTTCTAATTGCCGATGAACCTACGTCAGCATTGGACGTTACTGTACAACGTACAATTTTGGATCACCTAGACAAGATGACCAAAGAGTCAAACACAGCAGTATTGTTCATTACACACGACTTAGGTTTGGCCGCAGAACGTGCAGAACATCTAGTAGTTATGCACCGAGGACGTATTGTTGAATCAGGTCCAGCTTTGGAAATTCTACGTCATCCAAAGCATCCATATACAAAACGTCTAGTTTCTTCAGCTCCTTCTTTGGCTTCAGCTCGTATCGAAACAGCTCGTGAACTTGGAATAGAATCAAAAGATCTATTGCACCAAGTCTCAGAGGAAGACACTTCTGAAGTAATTCGTGTTGAAAACTTATCTAAAGAGTTCCATATTCGTGGTGCTAAGAGAGGCGATAAGAAGAATTTCTTAGCTGTTGATGATGTTTCGTTTTCTTTGAAACGTGGACATACACTTGCATTAGTGGGTGAATCAGGTTCAGGTAAATCTACAGTTGCCAATATCATTTTGAACCTTTTGGAACCTACTAAAGGTAAGGTATTTTACGAAGGAACTGATTTATCAACTTTGTCTCCTAAACAACTATTTGATATGCGTCGTAAGATGCAAGTTGTTTTCCAGAACCCATATGGTTCCTTGGATCCAATGTACTCAATCTATCGTTGTATTGAAGAACCGTTGCGTATCCATGGCATTGGTACAAAGGAAGAACGTAAACAACGTGTTGCTGAACTACTAGATTTGGTAGCTCTTCCACGATCCACAATGCGTCGTTATCCTAATGAACTTTCTGGTGGTCAGCGTCAGCGTGTAGCTATTGCTCGTGCTTTGGCTTTGAAACCAGAGGTAGTTGTTTTGGACGAAGCTGTTTCAGCTCTTGACGTTTTGGTTCAAGACCAGATTCTAAAGCTTCTAACCAAGCTACAAGAAGAACTAGGTTTGTCATACTTGTTCATTACACACGACTTGGCTGTTGTACGTGAAGTCGCTGACGACGTAGTTGTTATGCAAAATGGTAAGCTAATTGAACAAGGTACAGTAGATGATATCTTCGATAATCCTAAAGAAGATTACACAAGGAACTTGATTGAAGCAGTTCCAGGACGCGATATCATTCTTGGACTTGACGATTAG
- the glyA gene encoding serine hydroxymethyltransferase → MSSELTQSIYDLDPEIAGVLDNELSRQRDTLEMIASENFVPRAVLQAQGSVLTNKYAEGYPGKRYYGGCEYVDVAESLAIERAKKVFNAEYANVQPHSGASANAAVLHAIAKPGDKILGLGLAHGGHLTHGMKINFSGLVYEASAYTLSEKTHRVDMDMVRDMALKERPKVIIAGWSAYPRHLDFEAFRSIADEVGAYLWTDMAHFAGLVAAGLHPSPIKDSHVVSTTIHKTIGGPRSGMILSGTTDLEKKLNSAVFPGQQGGPLMHVIAGKAVAMKIAMTDGFVDRQKRTLEGAKILADRLLQDDVRECGIDIVTGGTDVHLVLIDLRNSVLDGKQAENLMHDISITVNRNSVPFDPRPATVTSGLRIGTPALATRGFGAKEFTEVADIIATALIQGCKGEVDYTSLKGRVKDLADAFPLYDYL, encoded by the coding sequence ATGTCAAGTGAACTAACACAGTCCATATACGATTTGGATCCAGAAATTGCTGGTGTTTTAGATAATGAATTAAGTAGGCAACGCGATACGCTAGAAATGATTGCTTCAGAAAATTTTGTTCCTAGAGCTGTATTACAAGCACAAGGATCAGTTTTAACTAATAAGTATGCTGAGGGATATCCTGGTAAAAGATATTATGGTGGCTGTGAATATGTTGATGTTGCTGAAAGTCTTGCCATAGAGCGTGCGAAAAAAGTATTCAACGCCGAATACGCTAATGTTCAGCCGCACTCAGGTGCATCTGCTAATGCTGCTGTATTGCATGCTATTGCTAAACCGGGAGATAAAATTTTAGGTTTAGGCTTGGCTCACGGTGGACACCTTACACATGGCATGAAAATTAATTTCTCGGGATTAGTATATGAAGCATCTGCTTACACATTGAGTGAAAAAACTCACCGAGTCGATATGGATATGGTACGCGATATGGCTTTGAAAGAAAGGCCTAAAGTTATAATTGCTGGTTGGAGTGCTTATCCACGTCATTTGGACTTTGAAGCTTTCCGTAGTATAGCTGATGAAGTTGGAGCATATTTGTGGACTGATATGGCTCATTTTGCTGGTTTAGTGGCTGCTGGTTTACACCCTAGCCCGATTAAAGACTCACATGTTGTTTCAACTACCATTCATAAAACTATTGGTGGTCCTCGCTCTGGAATGATTTTATCCGGCACAACTGACTTGGAGAAAAAGCTAAATTCTGCTGTATTCCCAGGACAACAAGGTGGACCTTTAATGCACGTTATTGCTGGTAAAGCGGTAGCAATGAAAATTGCTATGACTGATGGATTCGTAGACCGCCAAAAACGTACACTAGAGGGTGCAAAAATTCTTGCTGATCGTTTGCTACAAGACGATGTACGTGAATGTGGCATTGATATTGTTACTGGTGGTACAGATGTACACCTAGTACTAATAGATTTACGTAATAGCGTTTTAGACGGTAAACAAGCAGAAAACTTAATGCACGATATTTCTATTACAGTAAACCGTAACTCTGTTCCTTTTGATCCAAGACCAGCAACTGTAACATCAGGTCTACGCATCGGTACACCAGCACTAGCTACACGTGGATTTGGCGCTAAGGAATTTACTGAAGTTGCTGATATTATTGCCACTGCTTTAATACAAGGTTGCAAAGGTGAGGTTGACTACACATCTTTGAAAGGCCGTGTTAAAGACTTAGCTGACGCATTCCCTCTATACGACTATCTATAA
- a CDS encoding bifunctional methylenetetrahydrofolate dehydrogenase/methenyltetrahydrofolate cyclohydrolase: MTAIILDGKKVASDIKLQLKEEVKNLNDKGVFPALATVLVGSDPASISYVNGKHRDCLEVGIKSIRVELDENTSQAELLETIHELNSNPECTGYIVQLPLPKHIDTNEILLAISPEKDADGLHPVNLGKSVLSVAGDIDFPLSCTPYGVLELLDHYDIDLNGKTVCVVGRGTTVGRGLPALLTRKNINATAILTHTGTKDLPAHTREADIIIAAAGVKHLIKPQDIKDGAILLDVGVSRSFDEDKGKYVLCGDIDPACYEKAAFVSPNPGGVGPMTRAMLLSNIVSIAKGYK; this comes from the coding sequence ATGACAGCTATTATTTTAGATGGTAAAAAAGTCGCTAGTGATATTAAACTTCAGTTAAAAGAAGAAGTTAAAAACTTAAACGATAAAGGTGTTTTTCCAGCATTAGCAACTGTATTAGTAGGATCTGATCCGGCTAGTATATCTTACGTTAATGGTAAACATCGTGACTGTTTAGAAGTCGGTATTAAATCTATACGAGTAGAATTAGATGAAAATACCTCTCAGGCTGAATTACTAGAAACTATCCATGAGCTAAATTCTAATCCTGAGTGTACGGGGTATATTGTCCAGTTACCACTGCCTAAACATATAGATACTAATGAAATTCTATTAGCTATTAGTCCTGAAAAAGATGCTGATGGCTTACATCCAGTGAATTTAGGTAAGAGTGTGTTATCTGTTGCTGGAGATATAGATTTTCCTTTATCTTGTACTCCTTACGGTGTATTAGAGTTATTAGATCATTACGATATAGATTTAAATGGTAAAACAGTTTGTGTAGTTGGTAGAGGGACTACAGTAGGACGTGGATTACCAGCTCTACTTACTCGTAAAAATATAAATGCTACAGCAATCCTTACCCATACAGGAACTAAAGATTTACCTGCACATACTCGTGAAGCTGATATTATTATTGCCGCAGCGGGTGTTAAACATCTTATAAAACCTCAAGATATCAAAGATGGAGCCATTTTATTAGATGTCGGTGTAAGTCGTAGTTTTGATGAAGATAAAGGCAAATATGTCTTATGTGGCGACATTGATCCTGCTTGCTACGAAAAGGCTGCTTTTGTATCTCCTAACCCTGGTGGTGTTGGTCCAATGACAAGAGCAATGCTATTATCTAACATTGTATCTATTGCAAAAGGTTATAAGTAA
- a CDS encoding exodeoxyribonuclease III, whose protein sequence is MKITSLNLNGIRAAYRKGMTQWLAYENPDIVLMQEVRANDKVLEELIESDWHLVARHCDIKGRAGVAIMSRFPLKDVSLSLDDEEPVDTGRWIEASVETPKGNELRLACAYLHAGEINTIKMDQKYAHLEKVTKRLESLKEYSQQTGNSVVVCGDFNVVRTEKDIKNWKPNHNKSAGVLDEEIAYLEKWFSSGWHDVTREFYPDTQGPYTWWSWRGNAYNNDAGWRIDYHITHGDITDSVKDVQVWRAQEYVERFSDHSPITITYDF, encoded by the coding sequence TTGAAAATTACGTCTTTAAACTTGAATGGTATCCGTGCGGCTTATCGTAAAGGTATGACTCAATGGTTGGCTTACGAAAACCCTGATATTGTGCTAATGCAAGAAGTTCGTGCTAACGATAAAGTGCTAGAAGAACTCATTGAATCTGACTGGCATTTGGTGGCAAGACACTGTGATATTAAGGGACGTGCCGGAGTTGCTATAATGTCTCGTTTTCCTTTAAAAGATGTCTCACTGTCTTTAGACGATGAAGAGCCTGTGGACACTGGTCGTTGGATAGAGGCTAGTGTTGAAACACCTAAAGGAAATGAATTACGTTTAGCTTGCGCTTATTTACATGCAGGTGAAATAAATACAATTAAAATGGATCAAAAGTATGCTCACCTGGAAAAAGTAACTAAGCGTTTAGAATCTCTAAAGGAATACAGCCAACAAACAGGTAATTCAGTTGTTGTATGTGGAGATTTTAATGTTGTGCGTACTGAAAAAGACATTAAAAACTGGAAACCAAATCACAATAAATCAGCTGGTGTATTAGATGAAGAAATCGCTTACCTAGAAAAGTGGTTTTCATCTGGCTGGCATGATGTAACTCGTGAGTTTTACCCAGATACGCAAGGTCCATACACTTGGTGGTCTTGGCGTGGAAATGCATATAATAATGATGCTGGGTGGCGTATTGATTACCACATTACTCATGGAGACATCACAGATAGTGTGAAAGACGTTCAAGTTTGGCGAGCTCAGGAATATGTAGAGCGTTTTTCTGATCATTCACCTATTACTATTACATACGATTTCTAA
- a CDS encoding WXG100 family type VII secretion target, which translates to MTVFTVDSNELSNTSVLVNNCADNIRSQVQTMLSYLHQLENSWSGQASMQFHDLADNWHKAQINVEDCLLQISHQLNNAANTYSQAEQEATALFNF; encoded by the coding sequence ATGACAGTTTTTACTGTAGATAGTAACGAATTATCTAATACCTCAGTGTTAGTAAATAATTGCGCAGATAATATTCGCTCTCAAGTACAAACTATGCTTAGTTATTTACATCAATTAGAAAACTCTTGGTCAGGGCAAGCTAGTATGCAATTTCATGATTTAGCTGATAATTGGCATAAAGCACAAATAAATGTTGAAGATTGTTTGTTGCAAATTTCACACCAGTTGAATAATGCGGCAAATACTTATTCACAAGCTGAGCAAGAAGCTACTGCACTGTTTAATTTCTAA